The Candidatus Zymogenus saltonus genome has a window encoding:
- a CDS encoding phosphotransferase has product MSRKEKGRTGVRADSFLPYGFKKVKEGGTSYYLRGELIDPLLKSGVLSPDKGTTPEGPAVPLGGGRGSAFKTEISGVGGVVVRRYRRGGLFGKIVKDGYLVPHRALSELFSLTTARARGVPAPNAIGASEKRRRFLFIPSPLYTAAIATAEISGSVNLPEFLGREDNLNSKAVVLNRAGAAIRKMHDAGIYHRDLNMNNLLVKSGEGEIFIIDFDRAKVCDFLSRRMLERNLRRLLRSARKLAGLGLSTTDENFRHILIGYTKGDEADLRRLVKKTISSPLLKIRGCVSRVMHGLFSGVKGERHSYRVIF; this is encoded by the coding sequence ATGAGTAGAAAGGAAAAGGGCCGAACCGGCGTCAGGGCCGACTCGTTTCTCCCATACGGCTTTAAGAAGGTAAAGGAAGGGGGGACGAGCTACTATCTCAGGGGGGAACTTATCGATCCCTTATTGAAGTCGGGCGTGTTGTCACCGGACAAGGGAACCACCCCCGAAGGCCCGGCCGTGCCCCTCGGTGGGGGCAGGGGGAGCGCCTTTAAGACGGAGATTTCTGGAGTGGGGGGTGTGGTGGTCAGACGCTACCGCCGTGGGGGGCTGTTTGGAAAGATCGTAAAGGATGGATACCTCGTCCCGCACCGCGCCTTGAGCGAGCTCTTCTCCCTCACAACGGCAAGGGCGAGGGGTGTTCCGGCGCCGAACGCCATCGGGGCGTCGGAGAAAAGAAGGCGGTTTTTGTTTATCCCCTCCCCCCTCTACACCGCCGCAATCGCAACCGCGGAGATTTCGGGCAGCGTGAATCTCCCGGAATTTCTCGGTAGAGAGGATAACTTAAACTCCAAAGCGGTAGTGCTCAACCGGGCCGGCGCGGCGATAAGGAAAATGCACGACGCCGGAATATATCATAGAGACCTTAACATGAATAACCTTCTCGTCAAAAGCGGAGAGGGGGAGATATTCATCATCGATTTTGACAGGGCTAAGGTCTGCGATTTTCTCTCCCGACGAATGCTGGAGAGAAACCTGAGACGCCTGCTGCGCTCCGCCAGAAAATTGGCGGGATTAGGGCTGTCCACCACGGACGAAAACTTCAGGCATATCCTTATCGGCTACACGAAAGGAGACGAGGCGGACCTCAGAAGGCTTGTCAAAAAAACAATATCCTCCCCCCTCCTGAAGATCAGGGGGTGCGTAAGCAGGGTTATGCACGGTTTGTTTTCCGGCGTGAAGGGTGAGCGACATTCATACAGAGTAATATTTTGA
- the alr gene encoding alanine racemase yields MFNETVIRDTRAVVDLDRIRESVSGIRKLVGDGVEIMAVVKADGYGHGAVRVAKKALRSGAESLAVAYPEEGAELRDNGITAPVLVLGLTSPKIKGAMEKVVGCGLTQTVADTELPRALNAATPEGKRVPVHIKVDTGMGRIGIGIEDVIEYILFLKGLKKIEIEGIYTHFPSSDEADKGFTKRQIEAFLRLLKELKGMGIDIPKAHMANSGGILAHPKSHLTSVRAGIMLYGLYPSGEVERSIPLTPAMSFITRVRYLKKVPKGTTISYGRSFVTERETAVATLPVGYADGYLRILSNRRHVLVGGKQAPIIGRVCMDMTMVDVTDISGVEVGDEVVLFGRQGESEIHIDQMAEWLNTINYEVTCIVGKRVPRVYINE; encoded by the coding sequence ATGTTCAATGAAACCGTAATAAGGGACACCAGGGCCGTGGTCGATCTCGACCGGATCAGGGAGTCCGTCTCCGGTATAAGAAAGCTCGTTGGGGACGGCGTCGAGATCATGGCCGTGGTCAAGGCGGACGGCTACGGCCACGGCGCGGTGAGGGTGGCCAAAAAGGCCCTGAGATCGGGGGCGGAATCCCTCGCCGTTGCCTACCCGGAGGAGGGGGCGGAGCTCAGGGATAACGGCATAACGGCGCCGGTCCTCGTCCTGGGGCTTACCTCTCCCAAAATCAAGGGGGCGATGGAGAAGGTCGTGGGCTGCGGCCTTACCCAGACCGTGGCCGACACCGAGCTCCCCAGGGCGCTGAACGCGGCGACTCCTGAGGGTAAAAGGGTTCCGGTCCACATCAAGGTCGACACCGGCATGGGGAGGATCGGGATAGGGATCGAGGACGTTATCGAGTACATCTTATTTCTCAAGGGCCTCAAGAAGATCGAGATAGAGGGGATATATACCCACTTCCCATCTTCAGACGAGGCGGACAAGGGATTTACGAAGCGCCAGATCGAGGCATTCCTACGCCTCCTTAAAGAGCTGAAGGGAATGGGGATCGACATCCCGAAGGCGCACATGGCAAACAGCGGCGGTATCCTGGCCCACCCTAAATCCCATCTAACGTCCGTCAGGGCCGGGATAATGCTCTACGGCCTATACCCGTCCGGTGAGGTCGAGCGGTCTATCCCGCTGACCCCGGCGATGAGCTTTATCACCCGGGTCAGGTACTTGAAGAAGGTTCCGAAGGGAACCACCATAAGCTACGGGAGAAGTTTCGTCACTGAGAGGGAGACGGCGGTCGCCACGCTCCCGGTGGGTTACGCGGACGGTTACCTCAGAATCCTCTCCAACAGAAGACACGTGCTGGTCGGGGGAAAACAGGCCCCAATCATCGGGCGGGTCTGCATGGACATGACCATGGTCGATGTTACCGATATCTCCGGGGTCGAGGTGGGTGACGAGGTCGTCCTCTTCGGCCGCCAGGGGGAAAGCGAAATTCACATAGATCAAATGGCCGAGTGGCTCAACACCATCAACTACGAGGTAACGTGCATCGTGGGGAAGCGCGTCCCGAGGGTATATATTAATGAGTAG